A single genomic interval of Ruminococcus sp. NK3A76 harbors:
- a CDS encoding sugar transferase, whose product MQHKPHGPYEKYIKRPLDCFLATSALVALSPILGATAVLVRTKLGSPVLFKQDRPGKDEKIFKLNKFRSMTDARDKNGELLPDDVRLTKFGRALRSTSLDELPELLNIIKGDMAIVGPRPLLTEYLPYYTKAEHRRHDVRPGLTGLAQVNGRNAINSWEERFAYDLEYVDNVTFKNDVKILLLTVYKVLKKSDIQVGSEIKAGRLDDARRGKAHAGNDKKV is encoded by the coding sequence ATGCAGCATAAACCGCACGGCCCGTATGAAAAATATATAAAGCGCCCGCTCGACTGCTTTCTCGCAACGTCGGCGCTGGTGGCTCTTTCACCGATACTCGGCGCTACGGCAGTCCTGGTAAGGACAAAGCTCGGCTCGCCCGTGCTTTTCAAGCAGGACAGGCCGGGAAAGGACGAGAAGATATTCAAGCTCAATAAGTTCCGCTCGATGACCGATGCAAGGGACAAAAACGGCGAGCTTTTGCCGGACGATGTGCGCCTGACGAAATTCGGGCGTGCGCTCAGATCGACCTCGCTCGACGAGCTGCCCGAACTTTTAAATATCATAAAGGGCGATATGGCGATAGTCGGCCCCAGGCCGCTGCTGACAGAGTACCTTCCCTACTACACCAAGGCTGAACACCGCCGCCACGATGTCAGGCCGGGTCTTACCGGGCTTGCTCAGGTAAACGGCAGAAACGCTATCAACAGCTGGGAGGAAAGGTTCGCATACGACCTTGAATATGTAGACAACGTGACCTTCAAAAACGATGTGAAGATACTTCTCCTCACCGTGTATAAGGTCTTAAAGAAGTCTGACATACAGGTGGGCAGCGAGATAAAGGCCGGAAGGCTCGACGATGCAAGAAGGGGAAAGGCTCATGCCGGTAACGATAAGAAGGTTTGA
- a CDS encoding DegT/DnrJ/EryC1/StrS family aminotransferase, producing MYDKMNDFINDPRFEGIKPFEAKLWLATPTMHGDEQKWVDEAIKTNWVSTVGANINETERLVAEYVGVKYAVALSAGTASLHLATKLAGEKLYGQARPDRGTLAGKKVFCSDCTFDASINPVGYEDGEAVFIDTEYDTWNMCPDALEKAFEMFPDVRLVVLAHLYGTPGKMSRIKEICDRHGALIVEDAAESLGAKYKLGGKWVETGALGNYNAISFNGNKIITGSSGGMFLTDSKEDADKVRKWSTQSREAAPWYQHEEIGYNYRMSNIVAGIVRGQMPYLDEHIAQKRAIWERYEKGLADLPVKMNPWDRENSIPNFWLSCMIIDKDAMAPMVRGDNDYLYGHESGKSSPHEILDALAAFNAEGRPVWKPMHMQPIYRQNAFITANGSGRGTTNAYIAGSSEDAGADIFARGLCLPSDNKMTPQQQDIVIDIIHRCFR from the coding sequence ATGTATGATAAGATGAATGATTTTATAAATGACCCCCGTTTTGAGGGGATAAAGCCCTTTGAGGCAAAGCTCTGGCTCGCCACCCCTACCATGCACGGCGACGAGCAGAAATGGGTAGACGAAGCTATAAAGACAAACTGGGTGTCTACCGTCGGCGCTAACATCAACGAGACAGAAAGGCTCGTGGCTGAGTATGTCGGCGTAAAATACGCAGTAGCTCTCAGTGCAGGTACGGCATCGCTGCACCTTGCAACAAAGCTCGCAGGGGAAAAGCTCTACGGCCAGGCAAGGCCTGACAGGGGCACGCTTGCCGGCAAAAAGGTCTTCTGCTCCGACTGCACATTTGATGCGAGCATAAACCCCGTCGGCTATGAAGACGGCGAGGCTGTTTTCATTGACACCGAGTACGACACATGGAATATGTGCCCCGATGCTCTAGAAAAGGCGTTTGAGATGTTCCCGGACGTGAGGCTCGTGGTGCTCGCTCACCTTTACGGCACCCCCGGCAAGATGAGCAGGATAAAGGAGATTTGCGACAGGCACGGCGCTTTGATAGTTGAAGACGCAGCAGAGAGCCTTGGCGCTAAATATAAGCTCGGCGGCAAGTGGGTCGAGACAGGTGCTCTTGGCAACTATAACGCTATCAGCTTCAACGGAAATAAGATAATCACAGGCTCTTCCGGCGGAATGTTCCTGACAGACTCCAAGGAAGACGCTGACAAGGTGCGCAAGTGGAGCACTCAGAGCAGAGAAGCCGCCCCCTGGTATCAGCACGAGGAGATAGGCTATAACTACCGCATGAGCAATATCGTTGCCGGTATCGTAAGAGGCCAGATGCCCTACCTCGATGAGCATATAGCTCAGAAAAGGGCGATATGGGAAAGATACGAAAAGGGTCTTGCAGACCTGCCGGTAAAGATGAACCCGTGGGACAGGGAAAACTCTATCCCCAACTTCTGGCTCAGCTGCATGATAATAGATAAAGACGCTATGGCGCCTATGGTGAGAGGTGATAATGATTACCTCTACGGCCACGAGAGCGGAAAGAGCTCGCCGCACGAGATACTTGATGCGCTCGCAGCTTTTAATGCAGAGGGCAGACCGGTATGGAAGCCCATGCATATGCAGCCGATATACCGCCAGAACGCCTTCATCACCGCAAACGGCAGCGGCAGAGGTACTACAAATGCCTATATCGCCGGCAGCAGTGAGGACGCAGGCGCAGATATCTTCGCCCGTGGGCTCTGCCTGCCGAGCGACAATAAGATGACACCGCAGCAGCAGGATATCGTGATAGATATCATTCACAGATGCTTCAGATAA
- a CDS encoding RNA 2'-phosphotransferase has protein sequence MARKRNDDISLGRFISLVLRHHPEAIGISLDNEGWADTKQLLDGINATGRRIDMDTLERIVRENNKQRYSFNEDKTRIRANQGHSIPVDVKMKQMTPPDRLYHGTSTDTLPLIQQSGVIRKMKRLYVHLSWDIETAITVGSRHGTPVILVIDTKAMAADGYTFMLSDNGVWQSEDIPYRYVAQIITDTEKYK, from the coding sequence ATGGCCAGAAAGAGAAATGACGATATATCTCTCGGGCGTTTCATAAGCCTTGTGCTCAGACACCACCCCGAGGCGATAGGCATAAGCCTTGACAACGAGGGCTGGGCTGATACAAAACAGCTGCTCGACGGCATAAACGCCACCGGCAGAAGGATAGATATGGACACCCTTGAACGCATAGTGCGTGAGAACAACAAGCAGCGCTACAGCTTCAATGAGGATAAGACACGGATACGTGCAAACCAGGGGCATAGTATACCTGTCGATGTGAAAATGAAGCAGATGACACCGCCCGACAGGCTCTACCACGGCACGAGCACCGATACGCTGCCGCTTATACAGCAAAGCGGCGTGATAAGAAAGATGAAGCGGCTCTACGTCCACCTGTCATGGGATATCGAGACTGCCATAACAGTCGGCAGCAGGCACGGCACGCCTGTGATACTCGTGATAGATACCAAGGCTATGGCGGCGGACGGGTATACCTTCATGCTCTCGGATAACGGCGTCTGGCAGTCGGAGGACATACCCTACAGATATGTTGCACAAATAATCACCGACACGGAGAAGTATAAATGA
- a CDS encoding NusG domain II-containing protein, producing MKKKLIIALCAAVFLVSGALSVYLYNRPGGRVVEIISDGKVLYELDLDKEPDREMTVEYEGRKNVITIEGGDIYVSEAECPDHTCMKMGKLSAHGVPIVCLPNKLIIRYKEGGDTDAAA from the coding sequence ATGAAAAAGAAGCTGATAATAGCTCTGTGTGCGGCGGTATTCCTTGTCAGCGGCGCTCTGAGCGTGTATCTGTATAACAGACCGGGCGGCAGGGTCGTCGAGATAATAAGCGACGGCAAGGTGCTTTATGAGCTTGACCTTGATAAAGAGCCTGACCGTGAGATGACCGTCGAGTATGAGGGCAGGAAAAATGTCATCACCATAGAGGGCGGGGATATCTATGTGTCTGAGGCCGAGTGCCCTGACCATACCTGTATGAAAATGGGCAAGCTGTCAGCACACGGCGTGCCGATAGTCTGCCTGCCGAATAAGCTGATAATTCGCTATAAGGAAGGCGGCGATACAGATGCAGCAGCGTAA
- a CDS encoding Gx transporter family protein gives MQQRKMPPRRLAELSVLTAVSLIMFIIEMQLPPVVPVPGVKLGLANIITVYAVYCCEPYEAVMVFAARVLLGSLFSGNVTALIFSISGGVLCLLGMLLLRRFTDADMMIPASVIGAVLHNVGQTAAAVFVMNTTAVITYLPYLMFSGCVAGAFTGTCAYLTVKRIKRKQ, from the coding sequence ATGCAGCAGCGTAAAATGCCCCCACGCCGGCTTGCGGAGCTATCGGTGCTGACGGCGGTGTCGCTTATCATGTTCATAATAGAGATGCAGCTGCCGCCTGTTGTGCCTGTGCCGGGGGTGAAACTGGGGCTTGCGAATATAATCACCGTGTATGCGGTCTATTGCTGTGAGCCGTATGAGGCTGTCATGGTATTTGCGGCGAGAGTGCTGCTCGGCTCGCTTTTTTCGGGGAATGTTACGGCACTCATTTTCAGTATCAGCGGCGGTGTGCTCTGCCTGCTCGGAATGCTGCTGCTAAGACGCTTTACCGATGCGGATATGATGATCCCGGCAAGCGTAATAGGTGCTGTGCTGCATAATGTCGGGCAGACTGCGGCGGCGGTGTTTGTGATGAATACCACGGCAGTGATAACATACCTGCCGTACCTGATGTTTTCGGGCTGTGTAGCAGGAGCGTTTACAGGAACGTGTGCATACCTGACAGTAAAGAGAATAAAAAGAAAGCAGTAA
- a CDS encoding TfoX/Sxy family protein, with protein MASRKEYLDFYLGQLSGVPEIAHRAMMGEYIIYCRGKVIGGIYDDRFLIKPTASARALMPDAPFELPYEGAKEMLLIENVDDREFLARLINFVADESPEPKKKKK; from the coding sequence ATGGCATCAAGGAAAGAATATCTCGACTTCTATCTCGGGCAGCTTTCAGGCGTACCCGAAATAGCTCACCGTGCGATGATGGGCGAATACATCATCTACTGCCGTGGCAAGGTGATAGGCGGCATATATGACGACCGCTTTCTGATAAAGCCCACAGCTTCTGCCAGAGCGCTCATGCCCGATGCACCCTTTGAGCTGCCCTACGAAGGGGCGAAGGAGATGCTTCTCATTGAGAACGTTGACGACAGGGAGTTTCTTGCAAGGCTTATAAACTTCGTTGCCGACGAATCACCCGAGCCGAAGAAGAAAAAGAAATAG
- a CDS encoding lecithin retinol acyltransferase family protein — translation MPEYPFPLPDNISDMVNRAANIIQDSPIKDLVNDTVTSVIEQTGLKDRVGDILSSQKAPNIDGAVTMPMSGEESCELLYPGDIIGIKRPLGYEHFAVYSGDGKVIHFAADGTDFGDPYIHEAPISEFLEGQQDFFVLDFSCAHIELDGDTQTLPYDDLPRIYPAEETLERARSVIGENEHGFCKRYDLVTNNCEHFAIWCKTGQIRSYQVGRFLDNLFGRQ, via the coding sequence ATGCCTGAATATCCATTCCCTCTGCCGGACAATATCTCAGATATGGTGAACCGTGCAGCGAACATCATACAGGATTCGCCCATAAAAGACCTCGTAAACGACACCGTGACCTCTGTGATAGAGCAGACAGGGCTAAAAGACAGGGTCGGTGATATATTAAGCTCTCAGAAAGCCCCTAATATAGACGGTGCGGTGACGATGCCCATGTCGGGCGAGGAGAGCTGCGAACTGCTTTACCCGGGCGACATAATAGGCATAAAGCGCCCCCTCGGCTACGAGCATTTTGCAGTGTATTCAGGCGACGGAAAGGTCATACACTTTGCCGCAGACGGCACGGATTTCGGCGACCCGTACATTCACGAAGCGCCCATAAGCGAGTTTCTTGAAGGCCAGCAGGACTTCTTCGTGCTTGATTTTTCCTGCGCACACATTGAACTTGACGGCGACACACAGACGCTCCCCTACGATGACCTGCCACGCATCTACCCGGCCGAGGAGACTCTTGAAAGGGCACGCAGCGTCATAGGCGAGAACGAGCACGGCTTTTGCAAGCGCTACGACCTTGTCACGAACAACTGCGAGCACTTTGCGATATGGTGCAAGACAGGGCAGATAAGGTCATATCAGGTGGGCAGGTTCTTAGACAACCTGTTCGGCAGACAATAA